One genomic region from Biomphalaria glabrata chromosome 7, xgBioGlab47.1, whole genome shotgun sequence encodes:
- the LOC106079606 gene encoding uncharacterized protein LOC106079606 → MSSIREVGIDLFQIFDQQYLAIVDYYSNFIEVEHLHTTTSHVVIRKLKNVFARYGVPKVCISDFGPQFSSAEFTAFMKAWGVHHLKSSPGHHQSNGKAEAAVKILKNLMKKSKESKSDAYEALLEFRNTPRQDTNLSPAQMLFGRATRTLLPRREHPARMSQQEAAAKREKRHQSVRKHYNQTARDMKLINVGQKVFYQSPNDTTWRQGRVCRKVNERAYIVEGENGFKYKRNRRYLRPDTTNNIDFSPDRESNCTDIFPDTENECINNPPNAENTHQYSLRPRATLQKPSRYGDYV, encoded by the coding sequence ATGTCTTCAATACGAGAAGTTGGAATAGATTTGTTCCAAATATTTGACCAACAATACCTTGCCATAGTTGACTACTATTCAAATTTTATTGAAGTAGAACATTTGCACACGACAACAAGTCACGTTGTtataagaaaactaaaaaatgtgtttgccAGATATGGAGTCCCCAAAGTGTGCATCAGTGATTTTGGACCTCAGTTTTCATCTGCTGAATTCACCGCATTTATGAAAGCATGGGGTGTCCACCATTTAAAATCTTCACCAGGACACCATCAGTCAAACGGCAAGGCAGAGGCAGCagtgaaaatattaaagaatcTGATGAAAAAATCCAAAGAAAGTAAATCAGATGCCTATGAAGCcctattagagtttagaaatacacCCAGGCAAGATACCAACTTAAGTCCGGCTCAGATGCTCTTTGGAAGGGCAACAAGAACGCTATTGCCAAGAAGAGAGCATCCTGCAAGAATGTCACAACAAGAAGCCGCGGCCAAACGGGAGAAGCGACACCAAAGTGTCAGAAAACACTACAACCAAACAGCTCGTGACATGAAGCTTATAAACGTCGGACAGAAAGTCTTCTATCAATCGCCAAACGATACTACCTGGAGACAAGGCAGAGTATGTCGGAAAGTGAACGAACGTGCCTACATTGTAGAAGGTGAAAATGGTTTTAAGTACAAAAGAAACAGAAGGTACCTAAGACCTGACACCACTAACAACATAGACTTTTCTCCAGATAGAGAAAGTAATTGTACTGACATTTTCCCAGACACAGAGAATGAGTGTATTAACAATCCGCCCAACGCCGAAAACACTCACCAGTACTCTCTGCGACCTAGGGCAACTCTCCAGAAACCGTCAAGATATGGAGACTATGtttaa